Proteins found in one Microbispora sp. ZYX-F-249 genomic segment:
- a CDS encoding type II secretion system F family protein produces the protein MTGSLLAPLASGLVAAGIVCLVLAVRGRAPAPRRPDGHLATLIRAAGDPAVRRQAGAAVLLGLAVFWLTGWPVAGLAAIGACFAVPCLAGGRGARSRIARLEGLEQWTRRLSDLLSAASGLEDALARSVQHPPEAIAAEVRDLGRKLAARVDTEQALRAFADALDDPVADLIAAALIRAASRRGTGVRQVLTNLAGMVAANVAARREVEAERARHRATVRWIMAFLFGYSGFAALNRDYVAPFGTTAGQVALAVVVACYTVGLWWLHRLGTARPPGRFLTGGPR, from the coding sequence ATGACCGGGTCGCTGCTGGCGCCGCTGGCCAGCGGGCTGGTTGCGGCCGGGATCGTCTGCCTCGTGCTCGCCGTGCGCGGGCGGGCCCCGGCACCGCGCCGGCCGGACGGCCACCTGGCCACCCTGATTCGCGCGGCCGGGGATCCAGCGGTGCGCCGGCAGGCCGGGGCCGCGGTCCTACTCGGCCTCGCGGTGTTCTGGCTGACCGGCTGGCCCGTCGCCGGCCTCGCCGCCATCGGCGCCTGCTTCGCCGTGCCGTGCCTTGCCGGAGGCCGCGGCGCCCGCTCGCGCATCGCCCGCCTGGAAGGGCTGGAACAGTGGACTCGCCGCCTTTCCGACCTGCTGAGTGCCGCCTCCGGCCTGGAGGACGCCCTGGCCCGCAGCGTCCAGCACCCGCCCGAGGCGATCGCCGCCGAAGTGCGCGACCTCGGGCGCAAACTCGCCGCCCGGGTGGACACCGAGCAGGCGCTGCGCGCCTTCGCCGACGCCCTCGACGACCCGGTGGCGGACCTGATCGCCGCCGCGCTGATTCGCGCCGCCTCCCGCCGCGGCACCGGCGTACGGCAAGTCCTCACCAATTTGGCGGGCATGGTCGCGGCCAACGTCGCCGCCCGGCGGGAGGTCGAAGCCGAACGCGCCCGCCACCGCGCCACCGTCCGCTGGATCATGGCCTTCCTGTTCGGCTACAGCGGCTTCGCCGCCCTCAACCGGGACTACGTCGCCCCGTTCGGCACCACCGCCGGGCAGGTCGCCCTCGCGGTCGTCGTCGCCTGCTACACGGTCGGCCTGTGGTGGCTGCACCGCCTGGGCACCGCCCGCCCACCCGGCCGCTTCCTCACTGGAGGGCCGCGATGA